One Thermoplasma volcanium GSS1 genomic window carries:
- a CDS encoding acyl-CoA dehydrogenase family protein, translating to MDFDFTEDQKLLQSTAKDFAEKVIAPNIERMRKDRRIPKEVFDGLAKMGFLGMAIPEKYGGMGMDAVSTGIVAEQIARADPTASIPVLFLVDNAWSYLISKYGNPEVFSGILQKVARGSLITGIGSTESGHGSDVAGIDTVAVKKGDEYIVNGEKSFISLVRDIKEIGGGYVTVVKTDPKAGARGISLLYIPYSEEIEIGYLEEMGREGSSWGTLRFNDLHVPAKYLIGQENRGFNIVHEGFEFARGLISVISASMALKSIENGAAYMKQRKAFGNSIATFEGLQFQLADDVAKMEAALNFAYKALWIYDQEQRYGKYSRFQVSKMIAMAKLISTTWGFDAVNDAMQWQGAYGYSKDCPEEWALRGIRSFQLAEGSREIMKIIIARETLGKEFIK from the coding sequence ATGGATTTCGATTTTACAGAGGATCAAAAGCTGCTGCAAAGTACAGCAAAAGACTTTGCAGAAAAAGTTATTGCACCAAATATTGAAAGAATGAGAAAAGACAGACGCATACCAAAAGAAGTTTTCGATGGGTTAGCAAAAATGGGTTTTTTGGGCATGGCTATTCCTGAAAAGTACGGTGGGATGGGAATGGATGCCGTTTCAACAGGTATTGTCGCAGAGCAAATTGCGAGGGCTGATCCAACTGCATCCATACCAGTTCTCTTTCTAGTTGACAACGCATGGTCGTACCTTATAAGCAAATACGGTAATCCTGAAGTCTTTTCCGGAATCCTGCAAAAGGTTGCTAGAGGAAGCCTTATAACTGGCATAGGCTCTACAGAGTCCGGACATGGATCCGATGTAGCTGGCATAGATACAGTAGCCGTGAAGAAGGGCGACGAATATATTGTGAATGGTGAAAAATCGTTCATAAGCCTTGTAAGGGATATCAAGGAAATCGGAGGAGGCTACGTAACAGTGGTAAAGACTGATCCAAAGGCTGGCGCAAGAGGCATTTCATTGCTCTACATACCCTATTCTGAGGAAATAGAGATCGGTTATCTCGAAGAAATGGGTAGGGAAGGGTCCTCTTGGGGCACACTAAGGTTTAATGATCTGCACGTTCCAGCTAAATACTTAATTGGACAGGAAAATAGGGGCTTCAATATAGTGCATGAAGGTTTTGAATTTGCCAGGGGCTTAATCTCGGTTATATCTGCATCAATGGCCTTAAAATCGATAGAAAACGGAGCTGCGTACATGAAGCAAAGGAAAGCCTTTGGAAATTCCATTGCAACCTTCGAGGGGCTTCAATTCCAATTGGCAGACGATGTTGCAAAGATGGAGGCTGCACTTAACTTTGCATACAAGGCACTGTGGATATACGATCAAGAGCAGAGATACGGGAAATATAGCAGATTCCAAGTAAGCAAAATGATAGCCATGGCTAAGCTCATATCTACCACATGGGGATTCGATGCAGTCAATGATGCTATGCAATGGCAAGGAGCCTATGGATATTCAAAGGATTGCCCAGAAGAGTGGGCATTAAGGGGAATAAGATCCTTCCAGCTCGCTGAAGGCTCTAGAGAAATAATGAAAATCATAATTGCCAGAGAAACCTTGGGAAAGGAATTCATAAAATAA
- a CDS encoding KH domain-containing protein yields the protein METIVICGEIEMFLEAIRVPKDRIKVVIGKDGEVKKKIEEMGEVKLTIDTAEAEVSIDQLGDAVKSSIAKNVVQAIGRGFNPGKAMLLFEENMQLVIISLREFAKPGSSKITQIKARVIGTGGKTRAIIEELTGSYLSVYGDTISIIGDYLAVTYAEEAINMIINGKKHRTVYAFLEKRARELKYKRIEESFG from the coding sequence TTGGAAACAATAGTTATTTGCGGTGAGATCGAGATGTTTCTTGAAGCTATAAGAGTTCCAAAAGACAGAATTAAAGTAGTCATAGGCAAAGATGGCGAAGTTAAAAAGAAAATAGAGGAAATGGGAGAAGTAAAGCTGACGATAGACACCGCAGAGGCAGAGGTAAGTATTGATCAGCTAGGTGATGCTGTCAAATCGAGCATCGCCAAAAACGTCGTGCAAGCCATTGGCAGAGGATTTAATCCAGGAAAGGCCATGCTCCTCTTTGAAGAAAACATGCAATTGGTAATAATATCACTCAGAGAATTCGCAAAACCAGGGTCGAGCAAGATAACTCAAATCAAGGCTAGAGTGATAGGTACGGGAGGAAAAACTAGAGCTATAATCGAAGAGCTAACTGGATCTTACCTCTCGGTTTATGGGGATACGATATCCATAATAGGTGATTACCTGGCTGTAACGTATGCAGAAGAAGCGATAAACATGATAATAAACGGAAAGAAACACAGAACCGTCTATGCATTCCTTGAAAAGAGAGCTAGAGAGTTGAAGTACAAACGTATTGAGGAGTCATTCGGATGA
- a CDS encoding RIO1 family regulatory kinase/ATPase, translating to MDESALKQLIKLDEFAFRSNLDRKTLDLVFDRRTLEAIKYAFSRYSIDYLDFPISTGKESVVFRAVSDKRYVVVKVFKMSTLKFMNIREYIEGDQRFVKQRIDRMSIISLWVRKEYTNMLTLYEKHVPVPRPIGFFKNILVEGYIGTKEKPAPQLKDVQVTEEIYTMTLDGIKKMLSARLVHSDLSEYNILYHRRRVYFIDLAQAVDIDHPMATEFLKRDIKNISTFFSKHGIKTSFEEMIQDIKNAIPKNLEQED from the coding sequence ATAGATGAATCTGCCCTGAAACAATTAATAAAACTTGATGAATTTGCTTTCAGATCTAACCTTGATAGAAAGACCCTTGACCTTGTTTTTGATCGTAGAACTCTAGAAGCAATTAAGTACGCATTTTCAAGGTACAGTATAGATTATCTCGATTTTCCAATATCTACAGGCAAGGAGTCTGTAGTTTTCCGTGCAGTCAGCGACAAGAGATACGTTGTAGTAAAAGTATTTAAGATGTCTACGCTCAAGTTCATGAACATAAGGGAATACATAGAAGGTGATCAGAGATTTGTGAAGCAGCGCATTGACAGAATGAGCATCATCTCATTGTGGGTAAGGAAAGAGTATACGAATATGCTTACTTTATATGAAAAGCACGTGCCCGTACCACGGCCAATTGGTTTCTTCAAGAACATACTGGTTGAAGGTTATATTGGAACAAAAGAAAAGCCTGCGCCCCAGTTAAAGGATGTTCAGGTCACCGAGGAGATATATACCATGACGCTCGATGGAATTAAGAAGATGCTTTCTGCAAGGCTGGTACATTCTGATCTTAGCGAGTACAACATACTATACCATAGAAGAAGGGTTTATTTTATAGATCTAGCGCAAGCCGTGGATATAGATCATCCTATGGCAACGGAGTTCCTCAAGAGGGATATAAAAAATATATCGACCTTCTTCTCAAAACATGGGATTAAAACCAGCTTTGAAGAGATGATCCAAGATATAAAGAATGCAATTCCTAAAAATTTAGAACAAGAAGATTAA
- the eif1A gene encoding translation initiation factor eIF-1A, giving the protein MSPDKTEDEDKDVNVDQDQFNEEEESLGRVILPNKKKGEMFGIVEKMEGASRLSVMCEDGYTRNARIPGRMRKRMWIREKDLVIVKPWEFQPEKADVVYRYTKTQASYLSRNHMLPEVIDIFK; this is encoded by the coding sequence ATGAGCCCAGATAAAACTGAAGACGAAGATAAGGACGTTAACGTCGATCAAGATCAATTTAATGAAGAAGAAGAATCACTTGGGAGAGTTATCCTTCCAAACAAGAAAAAAGGGGAAATGTTTGGAATTGTCGAGAAGATGGAAGGTGCGTCTAGATTATCAGTGATGTGCGAAGACGGATATACAAGAAATGCCAGGATCCCTGGTAGGATGAGGAAGAGAATGTGGATTAGGGAAAAGGATCTTGTTATAGTAAAGCCATGGGAGTTCCAGCCCGAAAAAGCGGATGTTGTCTATAGGTACACTAAGACACAGGCTAGCTACCTCAGCAGAAATCATATGCTCCCTGAAGTAATTGATATTTTCAAGTAG
- a CDS encoding transcription termination/antitermination protein NusA, which produces MKEITVDNEIMAHIAIFEKIAKVELMECVENEDMALFIVGEHKMAEMFKKNKDVISDLKDKINKHILVAEISRDLLTFVRNIFFRYGVNEIQISWKNNRTDIVVGVKQEEIGKVIGKEGKNIKLFRDAVSRYFNINTISVKQ; this is translated from the coding sequence ATGAAGGAGATAACCGTTGATAATGAAATTATGGCGCATATTGCCATATTTGAGAAGATAGCTAAGGTTGAATTAATGGAATGTGTCGAGAACGAGGATATGGCACTCTTCATTGTTGGAGAGCATAAGATGGCTGAGATGTTCAAGAAAAACAAAGACGTCATTTCTGACTTGAAGGATAAGATCAATAAACATATACTAGTTGCTGAGATATCAAGGGACCTTCTCACCTTTGTGAGGAATATATTCTTCAGGTACGGAGTAAATGAAATTCAGATCAGCTGGAAGAATAATAGAACTGATATAGTTGTTGGTGTCAAGCAAGAGGAAATAGGCAAAGTGATAGGGAAGGAGGGCAAAAACATTAAGCTGTTCAGGGACGCTGTGTCTAGGTACTTCAATATAAACACTATAAGTGTGAAGCAGTAA
- the rpoA2 gene encoding DNA-directed RNA polymerase subunit A'', with translation MSLLSKSVPAKYAVDFEVPKGITEGYVTSDKKRFTYHVSISSVAPYSNESDVIQKKKSGLKSIMEIEKIQKIEPISIMEFRSSGKRIDELLTYAIAERETAEIREKYEYEKKVSSQVLDVIAEAKKLGYNIPESVAEEILRRKEEWGEKKYREILKRIGEEIQDELIDPYEAVGIIAAQSIGEPGTQMTMRTFHFAGVREMNVTLGLPRLIEIVDARRIPSTPSMTIYLKPEFETNDEVVMDVVKRLENTSVSDVADIITDIGELTITVRPDPNKMNDRLINQDDLVNAIYKVKGVTVMEESGQIIVKPQQESFKKLYLLQEQIKALPIKGISGIKRAIARVEGKEHRWVIYTQGSNLKDVLEVDEVDPTRTYTNDIVEIATVLGIEAARNAILNEAQRTLQEQGLNVDVRHLMLVADMMTFSGSVRAVGRTGISGRKSSVLARAAFEITTKHLLRAGIMGEVDKLAGVAENIIVGQPITLGTGAVDIIYKGYPKTKK, from the coding sequence ATGTCCCTCTTATCCAAGTCTGTACCTGCTAAATACGCTGTTGATTTTGAGGTGCCAAAGGGAATTACTGAAGGTTATGTGACTTCAGATAAAAAGAGATTCACATACCACGTATCGATATCCTCGGTAGCGCCATATTCAAATGAATCCGATGTAATTCAGAAAAAGAAATCAGGCCTTAAATCTATAATGGAAATCGAAAAAATACAGAAAATTGAACCTATTTCAATAATGGAGTTTAGATCATCTGGAAAGAGGATCGATGAACTTTTGACATACGCCATAGCAGAGAGAGAGACAGCGGAAATAAGGGAGAAGTATGAATACGAAAAAAAGGTCTCGTCGCAGGTGCTTGATGTTATAGCGGAGGCAAAAAAGCTTGGTTACAATATACCTGAGTCTGTCGCTGAGGAAATACTTCGCAGAAAGGAAGAATGGGGAGAAAAGAAATACAGAGAGATACTGAAGAGAATAGGCGAGGAGATCCAGGACGAGCTAATAGATCCTTATGAAGCTGTAGGTATAATTGCCGCGCAAAGTATAGGTGAACCGGGCACTCAGATGACCATGAGAACGTTCCACTTCGCCGGCGTTAGGGAAATGAACGTCACCCTTGGCCTGCCAAGACTAATTGAAATAGTCGATGCAAGGAGAATTCCGAGTACGCCATCCATGACAATATACCTAAAGCCAGAATTTGAAACTAACGATGAAGTTGTCATGGATGTCGTTAAAAGGCTGGAAAATACAAGCGTTAGTGATGTTGCAGATATAATAACTGATATCGGCGAGCTTACAATAACGGTTAGGCCAGATCCGAACAAGATGAATGACAGGCTCATAAACCAAGATGATCTTGTAAACGCCATCTACAAGGTTAAGGGTGTAACTGTGATGGAGGAGTCTGGTCAGATAATAGTGAAGCCACAACAAGAGTCGTTTAAGAAACTTTATTTGCTCCAGGAGCAGATAAAGGCACTCCCGATTAAAGGCATATCTGGCATAAAGAGGGCGATTGCCAGAGTAGAGGGAAAGGAGCACAGGTGGGTTATTTATACACAAGGCTCAAATCTCAAAGACGTACTTGAAGTAGATGAAGTAGATCCTACGAGAACATATACCAATGACATAGTTGAAATAGCTACTGTTCTAGGTATAGAAGCAGCGAGGAATGCAATACTTAACGAGGCCCAAAGAACGCTTCAGGAACAGGGGCTTAACGTCGATGTGAGGCATCTAATGCTTGTAGCAGACATGATGACCTTCAGCGGGTCAGTACGTGCAGTTGGAAGAACAGGTATTTCTGGCAGGAAGAGCAGTGTCTTAGCAAGGGCAGCCTTTGAAATAACTACAAAACACCTCCTCAGGGCTGGCATCATGGGAGAGGTCGATAAGCTGGCAGGGGTTGCAGAAAATATTATAGTAGGACAGCCCATAACCCTCGGTACAGGTGCGGTAGACATTATATATAAAGGCTATCCGAAAACCAAGAAATGA
- the rpoA1 gene encoding DNA-directed RNA polymerase subunit A' has protein sequence MMGISKRISSIKFALLSPDEIRKLSQVKVITADTYDDDGYPIEHGLMDLHMGVIEPGLRCATCGGKVDECPGHFGHIELAMPVVHVGFVKEIKMFLDATCKSCGRIKLTDDEIKTYLPEVQKVDFETGDPEDIELMTKRFVDLASQRMVCPHCGAQQSKIILDKPTTFREEGTNVKITPKEIRERLERIPDDDLVFFGFNPKTARPEWMILTVLPVPPINVRPSITLETGERSEDDLTHKLVDIIRISQRLRESRDNGSPQLIIEDLWDLLQFHVTTYFDNQTPGIPPARHRSGRALKTLVQRLKGKEGRFRSNLSGKRVNFSSRTVISPEPYLSVNEVGVPEKAARELTVPVIVNQFNIDEMREFIKRGRNPRDKYGKYMAGVNYVIRPDGRRIKITDQNAEENANRIEIGWTVERQLMEGDIVLFNRQPSLHRMSMMGHTVRVLPGQTFRFNLAVCTPYNADFDGDEMNLHVIQKEEARAEARIIMKVQEQIMSPRFGRPIIGGIHDHVTAMFLLTHNNPLFTQEEMIHIMCYVDPDLIPDATIVNGKKYYSGRNIFSTILPKGLNLRFRSKLCSGSSETCEYEKEKEDTYVTIVDGKLIHGTIDEAAISPFSGAIIDKIFRKFGPNEAAKFIDRMTRLAVGFITYYGFSTGISDYDIPYSATARIEELVNQAEDRINKLIETYKRGELQPAPGRSVEDTLEIEILSEAGVVRDESGKIASSYLGLSVPSVIMARSGARATMLNISEVAGIVGQQSVRGGRLNRGYYNRTLPHFKRGDIGADARGFVKSSYMTGLTPTEYFFHSIGGREGLVDTAVRTSRSGYMQRRLINAFEDLKVDEERQVKDTVGSLIQIKYGEDGIDPTRSEKGRAIDINYILFDENAGR, from the coding sequence ATGATGGGAATTTCTAAAAGAATTTCAAGTATTAAATTTGCGCTTCTTTCTCCAGACGAGATAAGAAAGTTGAGTCAGGTGAAAGTTATAACCGCTGATACCTATGATGATGATGGGTATCCAATTGAACACGGGCTTATGGATTTGCATATGGGTGTTATAGAACCAGGCCTCAGGTGCGCTACTTGTGGCGGGAAGGTAGATGAATGCCCTGGTCACTTTGGTCACATAGAACTTGCTATGCCCGTTGTTCATGTAGGCTTCGTGAAAGAAATAAAAATGTTTCTTGATGCAACTTGCAAGTCGTGCGGGAGAATAAAGCTTACGGACGACGAGATCAAGACCTATTTGCCTGAAGTCCAAAAAGTAGATTTTGAGACGGGTGATCCGGAAGATATCGAACTTATGACTAAGCGGTTCGTAGATTTGGCATCCCAGCGTATGGTATGTCCACACTGTGGTGCGCAGCAGAGCAAAATAATCCTAGACAAGCCTACTACTTTTAGGGAGGAAGGCACGAATGTAAAGATAACCCCAAAGGAAATAAGAGAAAGGCTGGAAAGAATACCTGATGATGATCTTGTCTTCTTTGGTTTTAATCCTAAGACAGCAAGACCAGAGTGGATGATTTTGACGGTATTACCAGTACCTCCAATCAACGTAAGGCCGTCGATCACCCTTGAAACAGGAGAGAGAAGTGAAGATGATCTAACACACAAGCTTGTCGATATAATAAGGATAAGCCAGAGGTTGAGGGAAAGTAGGGATAACGGATCTCCACAGCTGATTATAGAAGATCTATGGGATCTGCTTCAGTTTCACGTTACGACTTATTTCGATAATCAGACGCCTGGGATACCTCCTGCTAGGCATAGATCAGGACGTGCTCTGAAGACGCTTGTACAGCGTCTTAAGGGGAAGGAAGGGCGTTTCAGGTCAAACTTATCAGGTAAAAGAGTCAATTTCTCATCTCGTACGGTTATATCCCCAGAACCTTACCTTTCGGTTAACGAAGTAGGAGTACCAGAGAAGGCTGCAAGAGAACTTACAGTACCCGTAATTGTGAATCAATTCAACATTGATGAAATGAGAGAATTCATAAAGCGCGGCAGAAACCCTAGGGATAAATATGGTAAATATATGGCTGGGGTCAACTACGTGATAAGGCCTGATGGCAGAAGGATAAAGATTACTGATCAGAATGCAGAGGAAAATGCAAACAGGATCGAAATAGGTTGGACAGTCGAAAGGCAGCTAATGGAAGGAGATATCGTGCTATTTAACAGGCAACCGTCCCTCCACAGGATGTCGATGATGGGCCACACTGTCCGTGTGCTTCCAGGGCAGACATTTAGATTCAATCTTGCCGTATGTACACCATACAATGCAGACTTTGATGGTGATGAAATGAACCTGCACGTAATTCAGAAGGAGGAAGCACGCGCAGAAGCAAGGATAATAATGAAAGTTCAAGAGCAGATAATGTCTCCTAGGTTTGGCCGCCCGATCATAGGTGGAATACATGATCACGTAACGGCTATGTTTCTCCTTACGCACAACAATCCCTTGTTCACGCAGGAAGAAATGATACACATTATGTGCTATGTCGATCCGGATCTTATACCCGATGCTACCATTGTAAATGGCAAGAAATATTATTCTGGTAGAAATATATTTTCAACTATACTCCCAAAGGGGCTAAACCTTAGATTCCGCAGCAAACTGTGTTCTGGATCCTCGGAAACATGTGAGTACGAAAAGGAAAAGGAGGATACTTACGTAACTATAGTCGATGGTAAACTCATCCACGGAACAATAGATGAAGCTGCGATATCCCCGTTCTCGGGAGCAATCATTGACAAAATATTTAGGAAATTTGGCCCGAACGAGGCTGCGAAGTTCATCGACCGCATGACTAGGCTCGCTGTAGGCTTTATAACTTATTACGGATTTTCGACAGGTATAAGTGATTACGATATCCCATATAGTGCTACAGCTAGAATTGAAGAGCTTGTCAACCAGGCCGAGGATCGTATAAATAAGCTTATAGAAACCTACAAGCGTGGCGAGCTTCAACCTGCACCAGGAAGATCGGTTGAAGACACCCTTGAGATAGAGATATTGTCGGAGGCTGGTGTGGTAAGGGATGAATCAGGAAAGATAGCTAGTTCGTACTTGGGTTTAAGCGTACCATCTGTCATAATGGCTAGGTCAGGGGCCAGAGCTACCATGCTTAACATATCAGAAGTAGCCGGTATTGTGGGCCAGCAGTCTGTAAGAGGAGGCCGGTTAAACAGAGGTTATTACAACAGGACGCTGCCCCACTTCAAGAGGGGCGACATTGGCGCTGATGCACGTGGATTCGTTAAATCTTCATATATGACTGGTCTTACTCCAACAGAATATTTCTTCCACAGTATTGGCGGAAGGGAAGGCTTAGTTGACACGGCAGTAAGAACTTCGAGAAGTGGGTACATGCAGCGGCGTCTGATTAATGCATTTGAGGATCTAAAAGTAGATGAGGAGAGGCAAGTCAAGGATACCGTGGGATCGCTCATACAGATTAAATACGGTGAAGACGGAATCGACCCAACTAGAAGCGAAAAAGGCAGGGCAATAGACATCAACTATATTCTGTTCGATGAAAACGCTGGGAGGTGA